In Erpetoichthys calabaricus chromosome 6, fErpCal1.3, whole genome shotgun sequence, one genomic interval encodes:
- the LOC127528465 gene encoding uncharacterized protein K02A2.6-like: MTICLLMARNFVNLFRINGMTSDKCKFCDRPVVDALFVVISVNEGLKFQSRAKDIRAPASKNICGCPNSHSLKISTRDKMAMITGHFGPFDDSVEQWGDYTERFEFFVNANAIDDDLKVSTFLSVIGAKTCSLLRSLVRPGKPGDKSFDDIAKILDSHFSPKPLLIAERFRFHKRNQEEGESVAQYVAVLKKLTEYCEFGANLDDALRDRLVCGLRSEGLQKRLLTEANLTLQKAIEIAVSMELAAKEAQQLGAAARVHRVQADSNKQTGGTKQCYRCGKMDHHPANCWAKELIYRSCDYPALMGRSWLEKVQLDWTKVNAVSVEQSELNLVLRKHQAVFQEELGSITGIKVTLRVQQNCQPRFLKARSVPYALRPKVEADIDRLVKLGVLDPVSHSEWATPVVPVVKSDGSVRLCGDFKVTVNPVLIAEQYPFPVIEDIFAGLAGGNKFSKIDLSQAYLQMHVDEDSQKYLTITTHKGLYRYCRLPFGITSAPALFQRAMDQILSELPGVQCYLDDILVTGRDDKEHMANLDKTLSRLEKYGLRVNKEKCDFFKMSVEYLGHVIDSEGLHTAPSKVKAIVDAPAPSNVSQLRSFLGLVNYYGRFIPQLATLLKPLHELLCESRPWKWSQECETTFSKTKAALADKRVLTHFDPSLPIQLACDASPYGVGAVVSHIMSTGEERPIAFASRTLSKTETKYPQIEKEALSIIFGIKKFHTYLFGRKFTLLTDHRPLTSIFGSHTGVPSMAASRLQRWALLLGAHNYEIKYRRSEAHGNADGLSRLPLPDQPREQGQKIFYFKMVENAPITAHQIKQETKGDYTLSKLLTCILKGQDLSTLNALPDVQPYLSRGKELSVTAGCLMWGMRVIIPQRLRKPILDELHLGHCGIVRMKELARSYFWWPGLDRDIEEKANSCSSCQGLRNMPSPAPLHPWEWPASPWQRVHLDFAGPVEGVMVLVAVDAHSKWPEITVMPDITSEKTIQTLREMFARFGLPEQIVTDNGPSFVSQEMEEFLKGNGIKHLLSSPYHPSTNGLAERMVQTLKHALKASKSEAPFKQRLYTFLLKYRNTPHATTGMSPADLFLKRQLRTRLDLLRPATTQMRVYDKQHDQVKQRAKRAKDREFFSGDAVLARNYSTTEKWVPATILQKTGPVSYKVCTRDHQTWRRHVEQLLPSIPVEEAGSTETSEEPSFSELIQSQPGIPPDSPVSIPADAVVPRLPEVALGDEHTSAVRRNPLRSRKPPDRLNL; encoded by the exons ATGACTATCTGCCTGCTAATGGCCCGCAACTTCGTCAATCTCTTCCGCATAAATGGGATGACATCTGACAAGTGCAAGTTCTGTGACAGACCAGTGGTGGATGCA TTGTTTGTTGTTATATCAGTCAATGAAGGCTTGAAATTTCAGTCCAGGGCCAAAGATATAAGAGCCCCGGCATCAAAAAACATATGTGGATGTCCTAACAG TCATTCACTGAAGATAAGCACAAGGGATAAAATGGCAATGATAACGGGACATTTCGGGCCATTCGATGATTCAGTTGAGCAATGGGGCGATTATACAGAGCGATTTGAGTTTTTTGTGAATGCCAACGCCATTGACGATGACTTGAAAGTGTCGACATTTCTTAGCGTTATCGGGGCAAAGACATGTAGTCTACTGAGAAGTTTGGTACGGCCAGGAAAACCCGGTGACAAGTCATTTGATGATATTGCAAAGATTCTGGACTCACATTTTTCGCCTAAGCCGTTATTAATAGCTGAAAGATTTAGATTTCACAAACGGAACCAGGAAGAAGGCGAGTCTGTTGCTCAATATGTAGCGGTACTCAAGAAACTTACAGAATATTGTGAATTTGGTGCTAATTTGGATGACGCCTTAAGGGACAGGCTAGTGTGCGGATTGAGAAGTGAGGGCCTTCAGAAGCGGTTACTCACTGAGGCCAACCTCACATTGCAGAAAGCGATTGAGATAGCCGTGTCTATGGAGCTGGCTGCTAAAGAAGCACAGCAGTTAGGGGCAGCTGCTAGAGTACACAGAGTGCAAGCAgactcaaacaaacaaacagggggCACCAAACAGTGTTACAGATGTGGAAAGATGGATCACCATCCAGCGAATTGCTGGGCAAAAGAACTCATATACCgtagct gtgaTTATCCAGCTCTGATGGGCAGATCGTGGCTAGAAAAAGTACAGTTGGATTGGACCAAAGTGAATGCTGTGTCTGTTGAACAGTCCGAGTTGAATTTGGTCCTGAGAAAGCACCAAGCTGTATTCCAAGAGGAACTGGGGAGTATAACAGGGATTAAAGTGACACTCCGGGTGCAACAAAATTGTCAGCCAAGATTTTTAAAGGCAAGGAGTGTTCCTTACGCTTTAAGACCTAAGGTGGAGGCGGACATTGACCGGCTTGTCAAACTAGGAGTCCTAGACCCTGTTTCTCATTCTGAGTGGGCCACACCTGTGGTTCCGGTGGTCAAGTCTGATGGATCTGTACGATTATGTGGGGACTTTAAGGTAACAGTTAACCCTGTACTCATAGCTGAGCAATACCCCTTTCCTGTGATTGAAGATATTTTTGCTGGATTAGCTGGGGGAAACAAATTTAGTAAAATAGACCTCAGCCAAGCATACTTGCAAATGCATGTAGATGAGGACTCACAAAAGTACCTCACCATAACAACACATAAAGGGCTGTACCGTTATTGTCGTTTACCCTTTGGAATTACTTCAGCACCAGCGTTATTTCAGCGTGCCATGGATCAGATCCTTAGTGAATTACCAGGGGTACAGTGTTACCTGGATGACATCCTGGTCACAGGGCGAGATGACAAGGAGCACATGGCCAATCTGGATAAAACCTTAAGCAGGCTAGAAAAGTATGGGCTGCGTGTAAACAAGGagaaatgtgactttttcaaaatgtctgtgGAGTACCTAGGACATGTTATTGATTCTGAGGGGTTGCACACAGCTCCTTCAAAAGTGAAGGCAATAGTAGATGCCCCTGCTCCAAGCAATGTCAGCCAACTGAGATCATTCTTGGGTCTCGTGAACTATTATGGGCGTTTCATTCCACAGCTAGCAACGTTGTTGAAACCACTCCATGAGTTGCTGTGTGAGAGTAGACCCTGGAAATGGTCACAGGAGTGTGAAACGACATTTAGCAAAACCAAGGCCGCGCTGGCTGATAAAagagttttaacacattttgacCCATCCTTACCAATTCAGTTAGCTTGCGATGCATCCCCTTACGGTGTTGGGGCTGTGGTGTCGCATATTATGTCAACAGGTGAGGAGCGACCAATTGCATTTGCGTCAAGAACATtgagtaaaactgaaacaaaatatcctcaaattgaaaaagaggctttaagcatcatttttggaataaaaaaattccACACTTACCTCTTTGGTCGAAAATTTACCCTGCTAACAGACCACAGACCTCTCACGTCTATTTTTGGCTCACACACTGGTGTACCATCTatggcagcaagcagactgcagcGCTGGGCATTGCTTCTTGGGGCTCACAATTATGAGATCAAATACAGGCGTTCGGAGGCACATGGAAATGCAGATGGTTTGTCAAGACTTCCCCTACCTGACCAACCCAGAGAACAAGGGcaaaagattttttactttaaGATGGTGGAAAATGCACCTATCACTGCCCACCAGATTAAGCAAGAAACCAAGGGTGATTATACACTGTCAAAACTACTCACCTGCATTCTTAAAGGGCAGGACCTTAGCACCCTTAATGCACTGCCTGATGTTCAGCCTTACCTTTCACGGGGAAAGGAGCTATCTGTGACAGCAGGATGCCTCATGTGGGGCATGCGAGTAATTATACCACAAAGGTTGAGGAAACCCATTCTGGATGAGTTACATCTTGGACACTGTGGTATAGTCCGAATGAAAGAGCTAGCCCGGAGTTATTTTTGGTGGCCTGGACTGGATCGTGATATTGAGGAAAAGGCAAATTCATGTTCATCATGTCAAGGCCTCAGAAATATGCCAAGTCCAGCACCATTGCATCCATGGGAATGGCCTGCTAGTCCTTGGCAACGCGTTCATTTAGATTTTGCAGGACCTGTAGAGGGTGTTATGGTTCTGGTCGCAGTGGATGCACATTCTAAGTGGCCTGAGATCACTGTCATGCCCGACATCACATCAGAAAAGACAATCCAAACCTTAAGAGAGATGTTTGCACGTTTTGGACTGCCAGAGCAGATCGTGACGGATAATGGGCCTTCTTTTGTATCCCAAGAAATGGAAGAATTCCTAAAAGGTAATGGTATTAAACATCTCCTATCCAGCCCTTATCATCCTTCAACTAATGGCCTGGCTGAAAGAATGGTGCAAACCCTTAAACATGCTCTTAAAGCATCCAAAAGTGAAGCACCTTTCAAACAACGTCTTTATACCTTTCTTCTTAAATATCGTAACACACCCCATGCAACAACAGGTATGTCACCAGCTGATCTGTTCCTAAAAAGGCAGCTGAGAACACGTCTTGATTTGTTGAGACCAGCTACCACTCAAATGAGAGTTTATGATAAGCAGCACGATCAAGTAAAACAACGTGCCAAGCGGGCTAAAGATCGTGAGTTTTTCAGTGGAGATGCTGTCCTTGCTCGTAACTATTCCACCACTGAGAAATGGGTACCAGCAACCATTCTTCAAAAGACTGGACCTGTCTCTTATAAGGTATGCACACGAGACCACCAGACATGGAGACGACATGTTGAACAGCTGTTACCCTCTATACCTGTTGAAGAAGCCGGTAGCACAGAAACGTCTGAGGAACCTAGTTTTAGTGAGTTGATCCAAAGCCAGCCAGGAATACCACCTGACTCTCCTGTTTCAATTCCTGCCGATGCTGTCGTGCCAAGGTTACCTGAGGTTGCCTTAGGGGATGAACATACCTCAGCTGTACGACGTAACCCTCTCAGAAGCAGGAAGCCTCCTGACCGTCTTAACTTATGA